From Marinobacterium sp. LSUCC0821, a single genomic window includes:
- a CDS encoding DsbC family protein produces MKQILTGLVFVASLVMSSAQAGEPEVRSALLKIDPAIKIAAVDGSELPGFFEVSLETGEILFVTDDGQYIVSGRVFQVSDQGLVNLTERRMSGVRAAALADVADADMVIYQANGEKRARIWVFTDVDCPYCQKLHAEVPQLNAAGVEVAYLAFPRSGPGGNTEKRMNKIWCADDRLAAMDSAINGRDMDSAACATPVLNQLALGQQLGVNGTPAILTAEGALMPGYVPADRLLPMLGIK; encoded by the coding sequence ATGAAACAGATTTTAACTGGGTTGGTTTTTGTAGCCTCTTTAGTCATGAGTTCTGCACAGGCGGGTGAGCCTGAAGTGCGATCTGCGCTGCTTAAGATTGACCCAGCCATTAAAATTGCTGCAGTAGATGGCTCTGAGCTACCAGGTTTCTTTGAGGTTTCGCTGGAGACGGGTGAGATCCTGTTTGTGACTGATGATGGGCAGTACATCGTTTCAGGTCGTGTTTTTCAGGTCTCTGATCAGGGGTTAGTAAACCTTACTGAGCGCCGTATGTCAGGCGTTCGTGCAGCGGCATTGGCTGATGTTGCTGATGCGGATATGGTTATCTACCAAGCAAACGGTGAGAAGCGGGCACGTATTTGGGTCTTTACTGATGTTGATTGCCCCTATTGTCAGAAGCTGCATGCCGAAGTGCCTCAGTTGAATGCGGCGGGTGTTGAAGTTGCTTACCTTGCATTTCCACGTTCAGGCCCAGGCGGAAATACTGAGAAACGCATGAATAAGATCTGGTGTGCTGATGATCGTTTAGCGGCAATGGATAGTGCGATAAACGGTCGTGATATGGATTCGGCCGCATGCGCGACACCTGTATTGAATCAATTGGCGCTTGGTCAGCAGTTGGGTGTGAATGGCACACCGGCAATTCTGACTGCAGAGGGCGCGCTGATGCCAGGTTATGTTCCGGCAGATCGTCTATTGCCGATGTTAGGAATTAAATAA
- a CDS encoding homoserine dehydrogenase, whose amino-acid sequence MKPVKVGICGMGTVGGGTFDVLTRNAEEIARRAGRRIEIAAVAMRRPNPAIDTTGVHVTADVFEIATNPEIDIVIELIGGYDTARDLVMTAIQNGKHVVTANKALIAVHGNEIFAAAQEKNVMVAFEASVAGGIPVIKAIREGLAANKIDWLAGIINGTGNFILTEMREKGRDFADVLAEAQALGYAEADPTFDVEGIDAAHKLTILASIAYGIPLQFDKAYTEGISKITAEDVNYAEELGFRIKHLGITRRTETGIELRVHPTLIPENALLANVNGVMNAVLVDGDAVGQTLYYGPGAGALPTASAVVADVVDVVRTLTADRDNRVPHLAFQPAELSDARILPVEEVNSAYYLRLQVAERPGVLAHIARILGDKGINIEAIIQKQVDDDQVPVILLTQRVLESTMNEALREIAALPDTVGEITRIRVEQLAD is encoded by the coding sequence GTGAAGCCGGTAAAAGTTGGCATCTGCGGAATGGGTACTGTCGGTGGCGGTACATTTGATGTTTTGACACGAAATGCGGAAGAAATTGCGCGCCGTGCGGGACGTCGAATTGAGATTGCTGCAGTTGCAATGCGTCGTCCTAATCCTGCAATTGATACGACTGGGGTACACGTTACTGCAGACGTTTTTGAAATTGCGACTAACCCTGAAATCGATATTGTTATCGAGCTTATCGGGGGCTACGACACCGCTCGTGACCTTGTAATGACCGCTATTCAAAACGGCAAACATGTTGTAACTGCTAACAAAGCTTTGATTGCAGTGCACGGAAATGAGATTTTCGCCGCGGCTCAAGAGAAGAACGTCATGGTTGCTTTCGAAGCATCCGTTGCTGGCGGTATTCCAGTTATTAAAGCGATCCGTGAAGGCCTGGCTGCAAACAAGATCGATTGGTTGGCAGGTATTATCAATGGTACTGGTAACTTCATCCTGACTGAGATGCGTGAGAAGGGTCGCGACTTTGCCGATGTATTGGCAGAAGCACAGGCGCTTGGTTACGCTGAAGCGGACCCAACGTTTGACGTTGAGGGTATCGACGCAGCACACAAACTGACCATCCTCGCATCTATCGCATACGGCATTCCGCTGCAGTTTGATAAAGCCTACACTGAAGGCATTAGTAAAATTACTGCTGAAGATGTGAACTATGCTGAAGAGCTAGGTTTCCGCATCAAGCATCTGGGTATTACACGTCGTACCGAAACAGGTATTGAGCTTCGCGTTCACCCAACACTTATCCCGGAAAATGCACTCTTAGCTAACGTTAATGGCGTAATGAACGCTGTATTGGTTGATGGTGATGCTGTCGGTCAGACGCTCTATTACGGCCCTGGTGCTGGTGCACTTCCAACAGCATCTGCGGTTGTTGCTGACGTTGTTGACGTGGTTCGTACACTGACAGCTGATCGTGATAATCGTGTACCACACTTGGCGTTCCAGCCGGCTGAACTATCTGATGCCCGCATTCTTCCAGTAGAAGAGGTGAATAGCGCATACTACCTTCGCTTGCAGGTTGCTGAGCGTCCAGGCGTGTTGGCGCACATCGCACGTATCCTGGGTGACAAGGGTATTAACATCGAAGCGATTATTCAGAAGCAGGTTGATGATGATCAGGTTCCTGTAATCCTTCTGACTCAGCGCGTACTTGAGTCAACGATGAATGAAGCGCTCCGCGAAATCGCAGCCCTACCTGATACGGTAGGTGAGATCACTCGTATCCGCGTTGAGCAGCTAGCAGACTAA
- the thrC gene encoding threonine synthase, whose translation MRYISTRGEAPALNFADVLLAGLASDGGLYVPESLPTFSKEEIASWAGLSYADLAFNVIKPFVEECISDVDLKTMIDETYAVFKHDAVAPLVQIDSNEFVLELFHGPTLAFKDFALQLLGRLMDHVLKERNDRLVIMGATSGDTGSAAIEGCRHSEHLDIFILHPYKRVSEVQRRQMTTVLADNVYNIALEGNFDDCQQMVKDSFANQGFLNGMKLGAVNSINWARIMAQIVYYFSAALTLGGPHRPVSFSVPTGNFGDIFAGYLAKQMGLPIDQLIVATNRNDILHRVISGNDMSKGTLEHTLSPSMDIMVSSNFERLLFDVYGRDGAAVADLMNRFKTESVSLGDGEWNKVRELFSSCAVDDETTCSVIAEVFEATEYLLDPHTAIGVKAARECRRDISVPMVTLATAHPVKFPDPVVRAGLESPLLPAHMADLFEREERLTVLDNDLATVQQFVAGHVHKA comes from the coding sequence ATGCGTTATATTTCAACTCGAGGCGAAGCGCCGGCACTTAATTTTGCTGACGTGCTGCTTGCCGGTTTGGCTTCTGATGGTGGTCTCTACGTTCCTGAGTCGCTACCAACATTTTCTAAAGAAGAGATCGCAAGCTGGGCAGGTCTTAGCTATGCAGATTTGGCATTCAATGTGATCAAACCTTTCGTTGAAGAGTGTATCTCTGATGTAGATCTGAAAACGATGATCGATGAGACCTATGCAGTCTTTAAACACGATGCTGTTGCGCCACTTGTGCAGATCGATAGCAACGAGTTTGTTCTTGAACTATTCCATGGTCCAACGCTAGCGTTCAAAGATTTTGCTCTTCAGTTGCTAGGTCGTCTAATGGATCACGTCTTGAAAGAGCGTAATGATCGTCTAGTGATCATGGGTGCTACTTCTGGTGATACCGGCTCTGCTGCAATCGAAGGTTGTCGTCACTCTGAACACCTAGATATCTTCATTTTGCACCCATACAAGCGCGTTTCGGAAGTTCAGCGTCGTCAGATGACTACCGTGCTTGCGGACAATGTCTACAACATCGCTCTCGAGGGTAACTTCGATGACTGTCAGCAGATGGTTAAAGATAGCTTCGCTAATCAGGGCTTCTTGAATGGTATGAAGCTTGGCGCCGTGAACTCGATCAACTGGGCGCGCATCATGGCTCAGATCGTCTACTACTTCTCTGCAGCACTGACGCTAGGTGGTCCACACCGCCCTGTCTCTTTCTCAGTTCCTACGGGTAACTTTGGCGATATCTTTGCTGGCTACCTTGCTAAGCAGATGGGCTTGCCAATTGATCAGTTGATTGTAGCTACTAACCGTAACGACATTCTGCACCGTGTTATCAGCGGCAACGATATGTCAAAAGGCACGCTGGAACACACACTTTCTCCATCAATGGATATCATGGTTTCATCAAACTTTGAGCGTCTTCTATTTGATGTCTACGGTCGTGATGGTGCTGCGGTTGCAGACTTGATGAACCGATTCAAAACTGAATCAGTTAGCCTAGGTGATGGTGAGTGGAATAAGGTTCGTGAGCTATTCTCAAGCTGCGCAGTTGATGATGAAACGACATGCAGCGTGATTGCTGAAGTGTTCGAGGCGACCGAGTACCTGCTTGATCCGCACACGGCAATCGGTGTGAAAGCTGCGCGCGAATGCCGCCGTGATATCAGCGTACCGATGGTGACACTTGCTACAGCTCACCCAGTTAAATTCCCTGATCCTGTTGTTCGTGCAGGCCTAGAATCACCTCTGCTTCCTGCTCACATGGCAGACCTGTTTGAGCGTGAAGAGCGCCTCACTGTGCTTGATAATGACCTCGCGACTGTACAGCAGTTTGTAGCGGGTCACGTACATAAAGCCTAA
- a CDS encoding YdcF family protein — protein MDSFFSLSKLFWFLTAPEHILVWLLLLAFVVLIFNKRSLALKLIGADLLLWMLLLMMPLGDLVMRPLEDRFTLPDLDTIQPEGVIVLGGGESPELSSVWRQSEFNSAAERVMVLPVLARQFPQAKIIFTSGSGSALRQQFKGADAVAEYIDQLGLSSRVLFENQSRNTYENALLSAELLGGVPGGQWLLVTSAFHMPRSVGIYRKQGWNVIPYPVDHYSSTETGLKLDPKLWRNLRDLNTAMREWIGLVVYYLTGKTDQLLPGEQ, from the coding sequence ATGGATAGCTTCTTTAGCCTTTCAAAACTATTCTGGTTTCTTACTGCTCCAGAGCACATTCTGGTTTGGCTGCTTCTTCTAGCCTTTGTTGTCCTCATTTTTAACAAGCGTTCATTGGCGTTAAAGCTGATAGGCGCCGATCTGTTGCTCTGGATGCTGCTGCTAATGATGCCGCTGGGTGATTTGGTGATGCGTCCTTTGGAAGATCGTTTTACCCTGCCTGATTTGGATACCATTCAACCCGAGGGTGTTATTGTTTTGGGCGGTGGAGAGAGTCCAGAGCTAAGCTCAGTTTGGCGCCAATCTGAATTCAACTCTGCTGCTGAGCGTGTGATGGTTTTACCAGTTCTGGCTCGCCAATTTCCACAAGCTAAAATTATCTTTACCAGTGGCAGTGGCTCTGCACTGCGTCAGCAATTTAAGGGTGCAGATGCTGTCGCGGAGTATATTGATCAGTTGGGACTTTCTAGTCGTGTGCTTTTTGAAAATCAGTCGCGCAACACCTACGAGAACGCTCTTTTATCTGCTGAACTTTTAGGTGGCGTACCAGGGGGACAATGGCTATTAGTTACCTCTGCGTTTCACATGCCTCGCTCCGTCGGCATCTACCGTAAACAGGGGTGGAATGTTATCCCATACCCAGTTGATCACTACTCTTCCACAGAAACCGGTTTGAAATTAGATCCAAAGCTTTGGCGTAACCTTCGTGACCTCAATACCGCGATGCGAGAGTGGATTGGTCTAGTTGTCTATTACCTGACGGGTAAAACTGATCAGCTTTTACCGGGTGAACAATGA
- the recJ gene encoding single-stranded-DNA-specific exonuclease RecJ, producing MSELTITDRSATVVGDLATLHPVLARIYAGRGVKSIDELGHTLDRLLPDNSMLGIDAAVDRLYQAFLNQQRILIVGDFDCDGATSTVTGLLALRAFGLNSVDYLVPNRFEYGYGLSPEIVDVAAARNPHLIITVDNGISSVEGVERANALGIDVVVTDHHLPGDTLPNAAAIVNPNQSGCDFMAKSTCGVGVVFYLMIALRRRLSAEGWFKKLGIAAPNLGGLLDLVALGTVADVVALEHNNRTLVSQGLARIRKGRARPGLLALLEVAGRNPETLSASDLGFAVAPRLNAAGRLDDISLGIECLLADDPERAKGLAQQLDQLNRERRTIETQMQADALALLDQLNFDESSVPAGVVLFDQDWHQGVIGILASRIKERLHRPVIVFAPGDAGEVKGSSRSIEGFHVRDGLDRIATENPGLITKFGGHAMAAGLTIQATDVERFSELFAKEVLRQIRPEQLERVVETDGVLLPQQFTMELAQLIRDAGPWGHQFPEPSFHGEFRVLQQRIVGQKYLKLVLQEPTTGLALDAIAFNVDTDVWPNSDIQRVEAVYRLDINEFRGQRNIQMMIEWLLPR from the coding sequence ATGAGTGAGTTAACAATTACAGATCGCTCGGCCACCGTTGTTGGAGATCTAGCAACTCTTCATCCGGTACTTGCTCGTATCTATGCGGGGCGGGGTGTTAAAAGCATCGATGAACTTGGTCATACTCTCGATAGATTGCTGCCTGATAACAGCATGCTTGGCATTGATGCTGCTGTTGATCGGCTCTACCAGGCATTTCTGAACCAGCAGCGCATATTAATTGTCGGTGACTTCGATTGTGATGGTGCAACGAGCACAGTTACTGGACTGCTGGCGCTTCGTGCTTTTGGTCTTAACTCAGTCGACTACCTAGTACCAAATCGCTTTGAGTATGGCTATGGCCTATCACCTGAAATTGTTGATGTTGCCGCCGCACGTAACCCTCATCTGATCATTACGGTTGATAACGGCATTTCAAGTGTCGAGGGTGTTGAAAGGGCAAATGCTCTCGGTATTGATGTAGTGGTGACTGATCACCACCTACCAGGTGACACGCTGCCTAATGCTGCCGCCATCGTTAACCCTAATCAGTCTGGCTGTGACTTCATGGCTAAATCGACCTGTGGTGTGGGCGTGGTGTTCTATTTGATGATCGCGCTGCGTCGTCGTTTGTCGGCTGAGGGGTGGTTTAAAAAGCTGGGTATTGCAGCTCCTAATTTAGGTGGCTTGCTCGATTTAGTGGCACTCGGTACCGTTGCCGACGTCGTAGCGCTGGAGCATAACAACAGAACACTCGTCTCTCAGGGGTTGGCAAGAATTCGCAAAGGTCGTGCCCGTCCCGGGCTGCTGGCGCTGTTGGAAGTGGCAGGGCGCAACCCTGAAACGCTAAGTGCTTCGGATCTTGGATTCGCTGTTGCACCACGTTTGAATGCAGCGGGTCGCTTAGATGACATCAGTTTAGGTATTGAGTGTCTATTGGCTGATGATCCTGAGCGTGCAAAGGGTCTCGCTCAGCAGTTGGATCAACTCAACCGTGAACGCAGAACTATTGAGACTCAGATGCAAGCTGACGCGCTAGCCCTGCTTGATCAGCTTAACTTTGATGAGTCATCGGTGCCGGCTGGTGTGGTGCTTTTTGATCAGGATTGGCATCAAGGTGTTATTGGTATTTTGGCCTCTCGAATTAAAGAGCGTCTGCATAGACCTGTCATCGTGTTTGCTCCTGGTGATGCGGGTGAGGTTAAGGGCTCCTCACGTTCCATTGAAGGATTTCATGTGCGCGATGGTTTGGATCGTATAGCGACGGAAAATCCTGGCTTGATCACCAAGTTTGGAGGTCACGCTATGGCAGCGGGACTCACTATTCAAGCAACGGATGTTGAGAGATTCTCTGAGTTGTTTGCTAAAGAGGTGCTTCGCCAAATCCGTCCGGAGCAGTTAGAACGTGTCGTAGAGACAGACGGTGTTCTTTTGCCTCAACAGTTTACTATGGAGCTTGCTCAACTGATTCGAGATGCAGGGCCCTGGGGTCATCAGTTCCCAGAGCCAAGTTTTCATGGCGAGTTTCGAGTGTTGCAGCAGCGCATCGTTGGGCAAAAGTATCTTAAGTTGGTTTTGCAGGAGCCAACAACAGGATTAGCGCTGGATGCGATCGCCTTTAATGTGGATACTGATGTCTGGCCAAACAGCGATATTCAGCGTGTAGAGGCTGTCTACCGTTTGGATATCAATGAGTTTCGTGGACAGCGAAATATTCAGATGATGATTGAGTGGCTTTTGCCACGCTAA
- the nfo gene encoding deoxyribonuclease IV, with the protein MQAVNRKDKPYYVGAHVSAAGGVENAPLNAAAIGANAFAVFTKNQRQWVSKPLTSESISAFKANCEKHGFLPEQILPHDSYLINLGHPEQEPLQKSRDAFIDEMQRCEQLGLCYLNFHPGSHLKKIDESACLARIAESIDIATAESDSVIAVIETTAGQGTNLGYKFDEIAAILDHSKNPDRIGVCIDTCHIFAAGYDLRTAEACEASFGDFERLVGFDKLCGMHINDAKVKLGSRVDRHHSLGQGEIGWEAFRYIMQDDRFRGVPLCLETIDETIWAEEIQQLRQFAGEAIRA; encoded by the coding sequence ATGCAAGCTGTAAATCGAAAAGATAAGCCCTACTACGTTGGTGCTCATGTCAGCGCTGCGGGTGGGGTTGAGAACGCTCCCTTAAACGCAGCGGCGATTGGTGCTAATGCGTTTGCGGTATTCACAAAAAACCAGCGCCAATGGGTTTCGAAGCCGCTGACCAGTGAAAGTATTTCGGCGTTTAAAGCGAACTGTGAAAAGCACGGCTTTTTGCCAGAACAGATCCTCCCTCACGATAGTTACCTTATCAATTTAGGACACCCAGAACAGGAGCCGCTGCAGAAGTCGCGCGATGCCTTTATTGATGAGATGCAGCGTTGTGAGCAGTTGGGGCTCTGTTACCTCAATTTTCATCCAGGTAGCCACCTTAAAAAGATCGATGAGTCGGCCTGTTTGGCTCGTATTGCAGAGTCGATCGATATCGCTACCGCTGAGAGCGACTCTGTTATTGCTGTGATCGAAACGACAGCGGGTCAGGGTACGAATCTGGGCTACAAGTTCGATGAGATTGCAGCGATTCTTGATCACTCTAAAAATCCTGATCGTATCGGTGTATGTATCGATACCTGTCACATCTTTGCTGCTGGCTATGACCTGCGTACAGCAGAGGCCTGTGAGGCTAGTTTTGGTGATTTTGAGCGGCTAGTTGGGTTCGATAAACTCTGTGGTATGCACATCAATGACGCTAAAGTGAAGCTAGGTTCACGTGTTGATCGTCACCACTCGCTAGGGCAGGGTGAGATTGGCTGGGAGGCTTTTCGCTACATAATGCAGGATGATCGTTTTCGTGGAGTGCCTCTCTGTCTTGAGACGATTGATGAGACGATTTGGGCTGAAGAAATTCAGCAGTTACGTCAATTTGCAGGTGAGGCGATTCGGGCCTAA
- a CDS encoding NUDIX domain-containing protein — MSDIVWHPSFKTADARIVKDEVAFQGYFRVKRLTIAHKTFAGGEIEIVRELFQRGDAVCVVLYDPKQDKVVLVEQFRIGSLNGPSPWMLELVAGVVEVGETSNDVAIRESVEEAGVVISEPRRIIRYLPSGGGCDEWIDLLYAEVDASTAEGVHGLPEEGEDIRVHVIAADDAFALVRSGVINSSPAIIGLQWLELNRTQLLKTC; from the coding sequence ATGTCGGATATCGTGTGGCACCCAAGTTTTAAAACCGCTGATGCACGCATTGTCAAAGATGAGGTGGCGTTTCAGGGTTATTTCCGCGTGAAACGCCTTACGATAGCCCATAAAACCTTCGCTGGTGGTGAGATTGAGATTGTTCGTGAACTCTTTCAGCGCGGTGATGCGGTCTGTGTTGTTCTCTATGATCCAAAGCAGGATAAGGTTGTTCTGGTTGAGCAGTTTCGAATTGGCTCATTAAATGGTCCTTCACCTTGGATGCTTGAGCTGGTCGCTGGTGTTGTCGAAGTTGGCGAAACAAGCAATGATGTGGCTATTCGTGAATCTGTTGAAGAGGCGGGTGTCGTAATATCTGAACCACGCCGAATCATTCGTTACCTACCCAGTGGCGGCGGTTGTGATGAGTGGATTGATCTGCTCTATGCTGAGGTGGACGCATCAACTGCTGAGGGTGTGCACGGTCTGCCGGAAGAGGGTGAAGATATCCGGGTTCATGTTATTGCGGCTGATGATGCCTTTGCTCTGGTGCGTTCTGGCGTGATTAATAGCTCCCCTGCAATCATAGGGTTGCAGTGGTTAGAGTTGAATCGTACTCAATTACTAAAAACGTGTTAA
- a CDS encoding DUF1249 domain-containing protein, with protein MSGIKRKYVPDLVKQSVICETNYARLVRMLPAGESAVEYRIEWHQHPYVVSIRREEEFSYTSTWVVSYWPENSSPWFNPQSIVVRLYHDARMAEVVCMKRKQQLSGRYEYPNEQMRHPDEKYQLNHHFAEWLGYCVSHGAVPSVRVARG; from the coding sequence TTGAGCGGTATTAAACGCAAATATGTGCCAGATCTTGTTAAGCAGAGTGTTATCTGCGAGACAAACTATGCACGTCTTGTGCGAATGCTGCCGGCAGGAGAATCGGCGGTAGAATACCGTATTGAGTGGCATCAACACCCCTATGTGGTCTCTATCCGTCGCGAAGAAGAGTTCTCCTACACCTCAACTTGGGTAGTCTCCTACTGGCCTGAAAATAGCTCCCCTTGGTTCAACCCTCAATCGATTGTTGTGCGTCTTTATCACGACGCGCGGATGGCTGAAGTGGTCTGTATGAAGCGTAAGCAACAGCTGTCAGGCCGCTACGAATATCCCAATGAGCAGATGCGTCATCCGGATGAGAAGTATCAGCTTAATCATCACTTTGCTGAGTGGCTAGGTTACTGCGTATCCCATGGTGCTGTGCCTTCCGTTCGAGTGGCTAGGGGTTAA
- a CDS encoding YqiA/YcfP family alpha/beta fold hydrolase, whose translation MAAHFIYVHGFNSSPASFKAQLLIDYFAKQGWADRLDVPELPEYPQQAMALLESLVAAHSEVVLIGSSLGGFYTTYLTEKYSQARGVLINPAVAPHKLLVQLLGPNVNYYNGRKYDLTEEHLRQVESLYLSELSHPEKLFLLQQEGDETLDYRDAVHYYRKCEQIVQPGGNHGFENFDSMVPVILKFADRQHTAD comes from the coding sequence ATGGCAGCTCATTTTATCTATGTTCACGGTTTTAATAGCTCCCCAGCCTCTTTTAAGGCGCAGCTTTTAATTGATTACTTTGCCAAGCAGGGTTGGGCTGATCGCCTTGATGTTCCAGAGTTGCCTGAATACCCACAGCAGGCGATGGCGCTATTAGAATCTCTTGTGGCTGCGCACTCTGAAGTGGTTTTGATTGGAAGCTCCCTAGGTGGTTTTTACACCACCTACCTGACAGAGAAGTATTCACAGGCGCGAGGTGTTTTAATCAATCCAGCCGTTGCACCTCATAAACTGTTGGTGCAGCTGCTTGGACCCAATGTGAATTATTACAACGGCAGGAAGTATGATTTGACCGAAGAGCATCTTCGCCAGGTTGAATCTCTCTATCTGTCAGAGCTGTCGCATCCCGAAAAGCTGTTTTTGCTTCAGCAAGAGGGTGATGAGACGCTAGATTATCGCGATGCGGTTCACTACTATCGCAAGTGTGAACAGATTGTTCAGCCAGGTGGTAATCATGGCTTCGAGAATTTTGACTCAATGGTGCCTGTGATTTTAAAGTTTGCAGATCGCCAACATACCGCTGATTAA
- the parE gene encoding DNA topoisomerase IV subunit B yields the protein MSKDYNAGSIEVLSGLDPVKRRPGMYTETDRPNHLAQEVIDNSVDEALAGHAKQIDVTLHADGSLSVSDDGRGMPVDIHPEQGVPGVELILTKLHAGGKFNNDNYNYSGGLHGVGVSVVNALSKLLEVQIKRGGQVHRIGFADGDKVSDLEVIDTCGQRNTGTMVRFLPDPSYFDNPKFSVSRLKHNLRAKAVLCPGLRVTFSDLSSGKKDKEEWYYEDGLVAYLKGVTQVYETLPEEPFTGSLQGEEDAVEWAVQWFKEGGEMLTESYVNLIPTAQGGTHVNGLRTGLLEALREFCEFRSLLPRGVKLSPEDVWDRCCYILSAKMRDPQFSGQTKERLSSRGIAAFISGTVKDAFLLWLNKHVEEGEAIADMVISNAQKRLRSAKKVVRKKVTQGPALPGKLADCSGAETERSELFLVEGDSAGGSAKQARSREFQAIMPLRGKILNTWEVDSSEILASQEIHDISVAIGVDPGAEDLSSLRYGKICILADADSDGAHIATLICALFLRHFKPLVDAGHVYVAMPPLFRIDVAKDVYYALDESEKNAIIERIKAERKNARIGVQRFKGLGEMNPLQLRETTMDPDTRRLVQLTLDAGDDTHQVLDMLLAKKRAADRKSWLEEKGNLAQVG from the coding sequence ATGTCTAAGGATTACAACGCAGGTTCGATAGAGGTTCTCAGTGGTCTCGATCCAGTTAAACGCCGACCTGGCATGTATACCGAAACGGATCGTCCCAACCACTTGGCGCAAGAGGTTATCGACAACTCTGTCGACGAGGCGTTGGCAGGACATGCCAAGCAGATCGATGTCACACTGCATGCCGACGGCTCTCTCTCTGTGTCTGATGATGGTCGTGGTATGCCAGTTGATATCCACCCAGAACAGGGGGTACCTGGCGTTGAGTTGATTCTTACCAAGCTTCATGCGGGCGGTAAGTTTAATAATGACAACTACAACTACTCGGGCGGTTTGCACGGGGTAGGTGTCTCGGTAGTTAATGCTCTGTCGAAGCTGCTTGAAGTGCAGATTAAGCGTGGCGGACAGGTTCATCGTATCGGTTTTGCTGATGGCGATAAGGTCTCTGACCTCGAAGTGATTGATACCTGTGGTCAGCGCAATACCGGTACCATGGTGCGTTTCCTTCCTGACCCAAGTTATTTCGATAACCCGAAATTCAGTGTATCTCGTCTAAAGCACAATCTGCGCGCCAAGGCGGTGCTTTGCCCTGGCCTGCGAGTTACCTTCTCTGATCTCTCTTCCGGTAAGAAAGATAAAGAGGAGTGGTACTACGAAGATGGTTTGGTCGCTTACTTAAAGGGTGTTACGCAGGTCTACGAAACCCTTCCTGAAGAGCCATTTACAGGGTCTTTGCAAGGTGAAGAGGATGCGGTTGAGTGGGCTGTACAGTGGTTCAAAGAGGGTGGCGAAATGCTCACTGAGAGCTACGTCAACCTGATCCCAACTGCCCAGGGCGGTACCCATGTAAATGGCTTGCGTACAGGTCTACTAGAGGCGTTGCGCGAGTTCTGTGAATTCAGAAGTCTGTTGCCTCGTGGCGTGAAGCTTTCACCAGAGGATGTCTGGGATCGCTGTTGTTATATTCTGTCAGCGAAGATGCGTGATCCACAGTTTTCGGGTCAAACAAAAGAGCGGCTCTCATCACGTGGTATCGCAGCTTTCATATCTGGCACTGTAAAAGATGCCTTCTTGTTGTGGCTGAATAAACACGTAGAAGAGGGTGAGGCGATCGCCGATATGGTGATCTCTAACGCTCAGAAGCGTCTGCGTTCAGCGAAGAAAGTTGTTCGTAAAAAAGTGACTCAGGGGCCCGCGCTTCCTGGGAAATTGGCAGACTGTTCGGGTGCTGAAACCGAGCGCAGTGAGCTCTTCCTGGTGGAGGGTGACTCTGCGGGTGGTTCTGCAAAACAGGCGCGTAGCCGCGAGTTTCAAGCGATTATGCCGCTTCGCGGTAAAATCCTAAACACTTGGGAAGTCGACTCGTCTGAGATACTGGCATCCCAAGAGATTCACGATATCTCAGTAGCTATAGGTGTAGACCCTGGTGCTGAAGACCTATCTTCTCTGCGCTATGGCAAGATTTGTATTCTGGCCGATGCGGACTCCGATGGTGCGCATATTGCCACCCTTATTTGTGCGCTCTTCTTAAGACACTTTAAGCCGTTGGTGGATGCAGGGCACGTCTATGTCGCGATGCCACCACTGTTCCGAATCGATGTTGCTAAAGATGTCTACTACGCACTGGACGAGTCCGAAAAGAACGCAATTATTGAGCGAATTAAGGCAGAGCGTAAGAATGCTCGCATCGGTGTTCAGCGCTTTAAAGGTTTAGGTGAGATGAACCCGCTTCAGTTGCGTGAAACCACGATGGATCCCGATACACGCCGTCTTGTGCAACTGACATTGGATGCTGGTGATGATACGCATCAGGTGCTTGATATGCTCTTGGCCAAGAAACGTGCAGCCGATCGTAAGAGCTGGCTTGAGGAAAAAGGCAATCTTGCTCAAGTTGGTTAA